In a genomic window of Lepisosteus oculatus isolate fLepOcu1 chromosome 3, fLepOcu1.hap2, whole genome shotgun sequence:
- the tpgs2 gene encoding tubulin polyglutamylase complex subunit 2 isoform X1, whose protein sequence is MDEVMSGSEVKEFVERLTLGITRVLESFPGVTDVRFVERGPAERHTLQTWEQRNSCVLPEDLKDFYLTMDGFQLSWSSKLDSEPVPLGSMVINSVLKLQPLCQSSVYSLPSSPTLADLDYEDDGQGNAVHNECQPAKPHFDSRSRVFELDPCNGSGRVCLVYTNAKPGAVAEQCEVWFLDRALYWHFLAASFTAYYRLMITHLGLPEWQYRFTPYGPSPQAKQWACLYRPLISHGNPLTDQGEPLLNKLDPNRAFRGKTKQPLPKKKPPAQTGGGTQKTSTGTGSVRHAAARK, encoded by the exons ATGGATGAAGTGATGAGCGGGAGTGAGGTGAAGGAATTTGTAGAAAGGCTGACCCTGGGCATTACCCGTGTGTTGG AAAGTTTCCCTGGAGTGACAGACGTGAGGTTCGTAGAGAGGGGACCAGCGGAGCGCCACACACTGCAGACCTGGGAGCAG aGAAACAGCTGTGTCCTGCCAGAGGACCTGAAAGATTTCTACCTCACCATGGATGGCTTCCAACTCTCTTGGAGCTCCAAGCTGGATA GTGAGCCAGTTCCACTGGGCTCTATGGTAATAAACAGTGTCCTGAAGTTGCAGCCCTTGTGCCAGTCCTCGGTGTATTCCTTACCCAGCTCCCCCACACTGGCAGACCTGGACTACGAGGACGATGGACAAGGTAACGCAGTACATAATG AGTGCCAGCCAGCGAAACCCCATTTTGACTCCCGAAGCCGCGTGTTTGAGCTGGACCCTTGCAATGGGAGCGGCAGAGTCTGTCTCGTGTACACAAACGCCAAACCAG GAGCTGTGGCTGAGCAGTGTGAAGTGTGGTTCCTGGACCGTGCCCTGTACTGGCACTTCCTCGCTGCCTCCTTCACTGCCTACTACAGACTGATGATCACCCACCTGGGGCTGCCCGAGTGGCAGTACAGATTCACCCCGTACGGGCCCAGCCCTCAGGCAAAG CAGTGGGCTTGCCTGTATCGGCCCCTCATCTCTCACGGCAACCCTCTCACTGATCAGGGAGAGCCCCTCCTCAACAAACTGGACCCCAACAGGGCCTTCAGGGGCAAAACCAAACAGCCCCTGCCCAAGAAGAAGCCCCCTGCCCAGACTGGAGGGGGTACTCAGAAGACTTCAACAGGCACAGGCAGTGTTAGGCATGCAGCAGCCAGAAAGTGA
- the tpgs2 gene encoding tubulin polyglutamylase complex subunit 2 isoform X2, producing MDEVMSGSEVKEFVERLTLGITRVLESFPGVTDVRFVERGPAERHTLQTWEQRNSCVLPEDLKDFYLTMDGFQLSWSSKLDSEPVPLGSMVINSVLKLQPLCQSSVYSLPSSPTLADLDYEDDGQECQPAKPHFDSRSRVFELDPCNGSGRVCLVYTNAKPGAVAEQCEVWFLDRALYWHFLAASFTAYYRLMITHLGLPEWQYRFTPYGPSPQAKQWACLYRPLISHGNPLTDQGEPLLNKLDPNRAFRGKTKQPLPKKKPPAQTGGGTQKTSTGTGSVRHAAARK from the exons ATGGATGAAGTGATGAGCGGGAGTGAGGTGAAGGAATTTGTAGAAAGGCTGACCCTGGGCATTACCCGTGTGTTGG AAAGTTTCCCTGGAGTGACAGACGTGAGGTTCGTAGAGAGGGGACCAGCGGAGCGCCACACACTGCAGACCTGGGAGCAG aGAAACAGCTGTGTCCTGCCAGAGGACCTGAAAGATTTCTACCTCACCATGGATGGCTTCCAACTCTCTTGGAGCTCCAAGCTGGATA GTGAGCCAGTTCCACTGGGCTCTATGGTAATAAACAGTGTCCTGAAGTTGCAGCCCTTGTGCCAGTCCTCGGTGTATTCCTTACCCAGCTCCCCCACACTGGCAGACCTGGACTACGAGGACGATGGACAAG AGTGCCAGCCAGCGAAACCCCATTTTGACTCCCGAAGCCGCGTGTTTGAGCTGGACCCTTGCAATGGGAGCGGCAGAGTCTGTCTCGTGTACACAAACGCCAAACCAG GAGCTGTGGCTGAGCAGTGTGAAGTGTGGTTCCTGGACCGTGCCCTGTACTGGCACTTCCTCGCTGCCTCCTTCACTGCCTACTACAGACTGATGATCACCCACCTGGGGCTGCCCGAGTGGCAGTACAGATTCACCCCGTACGGGCCCAGCCCTCAGGCAAAG CAGTGGGCTTGCCTGTATCGGCCCCTCATCTCTCACGGCAACCCTCTCACTGATCAGGGAGAGCCCCTCCTCAACAAACTGGACCCCAACAGGGCCTTCAGGGGCAAAACCAAACAGCCCCTGCCCAAGAAGAAGCCCCCTGCCCAGACTGGAGGGGGTACTCAGAAGACTTCAACAGGCACAGGCAGTGTTAGGCATGCAGCAGCCAGAAAGTGA